A stretch of DNA from Gasterosteus aculeatus chromosome 7, fGasAcu3.hap1.1, whole genome shotgun sequence:
caaaagtaaaagtacaaatgtattagcataaaaaaattaaaatatttcattaatttaGCAGAATAGCAAAAAGTACATGAAATAGAAATACTAGACTAAAGTACAAGTACCATAAACAATAAGAGTAATATAGTAGCTAAATGTACCTAGTTAAATTCTACCACAGCTAAACCTAGGAGCTGTTGTTTACAAGAGCACAGATATTTTCATGCATCAAGCTTTAGTATTTAACTTTgaaatgtataaaatataatCCCAGGGGGTGTCACATAATTTGATAATATAGATTGACATACAAGGTCATCCTTTGTTAGTTAGACAGGTATGTTCAACTCCTTAGTGGTCCTTCAAATGTTTTTGACCTACCGGATGTTGctttgcaaacattaaagtgGCTTTGTGGCAGAGACGTACCCATGAGATCTCTGAGCAGGTGCACGTCGTTTTTCTGGATCCAGTTGCGAAAGACCTCGGCCGCAGCGTTCCCCTTGGTGAGAACGAGCTCTATCAGCTTGCCGTTTTGCAGCTGGGCCGACGTCTGGGCCTTCAGACCGCCATACTCATCGGGAGctgcatgaagaaaaaaatactaaaaactAAGTCATGCACTCTAAAGTAATCAATTAACGGCCCTTTCGACCAGTGGAGCTACGTAACGTTTAAAACCTGTAGTATTATTACAAGTCACTGACcgaaaaaaggaaagaacagaAACTTACACAAAACGTTTTGCTCTCTTAAATGCTCCAGCACCGGCTCCACACTCTTCAGACGCTGGATCAACGTGGCCTGGTGTCTCTTCACAAAGGTGAAACCGTCTGAAACCAAAAAGGAGGAAACTAAGTCATTCATTCTCCACTGGCGCGAGAGCTGCGACGAACACAGTGTTAACATTTTCACGATAAGACGTGGCAGAGACGTCCTCATCTCAAACCCTCTGCTGTACCTGATGCCATCGCCTCTGCCACCATCTctcgctcctcctcccttttctgGTCCTCGGCACTCAGCAGGTCTAGAACCAGCTCCTGGACCGTTCTGTAGTTCTCTCCGCTGGTGAGGATCTTGCTTTGGACCGTCTGCTTGACGAGACCTCGCTCAAAGCCCATCTCTAAAGCAGACTTAATCACGGGGGTGTTCATCATGACGGCGTCCTCGGACCGCTCCTCTCCTGGGCCGAGGTGAACCACTGAGAGGAAGGGGTGTTTAACACGTCAGACTTCTCATTTCTATGATGAGGCTAAATGTCTGATTGtacacaaaaaatgtatttctcttgATATGATATTGTCTCAAACTCACCAGGTGGATCAATAAACTCTCTGGAGTTGTTGTCTCCATTAGCTAAAAGCTTTTGAGAAGAAAAGACAATTGAGCAATTTTTAACGACTTGTTTAATGCCAAATGCATGAACCAGTCCCGGATTATTACGAGGCCTGCATCTACCTGCTCAAACAGCCGAGGGAAGCGAGCCTGGATCTGGTGAACAAACTCTTGTCCCTTCTCCTGAATCAGATATTCACACCTGAAATGAACCAGAGGCCCAAGAATACACACGTTTacaaatgaacaacttatttcaacagacagaaaaaaagaagaaatgatgcGGCAGGGTTTACCTCGGGAACCATTTAGCGTGTTCCACCCACGGATCATCTCCCGACTCCCAGCATCGTAGGCCTCCATCGCAGCAGAAACACTTGACATCATCGTTGCGGCCTTTTGGGAAAACAAAGGGCTTTCAGTATGACTCGTGGCTTAGAGGGGGTTTCGTAGAAACTGGCTTATGCCTCTGAAGATGACTGCTAGCAACCAATTTTAAAAACGTTTATTTGAATGCTGTATTCAGTATTCTAGTAGTAAGTTTCCCATCAAATGATTTCATTCAGGACTTTCCAGTTGAAGTGAGAGAAAACCTTTCTGCAGTGGACGCCCCCCAAATGGGGGAAATAACTTACGGACTTTCGGGGGGAACAATCTATGCTTTTCTCTTCGGGAAGGATCAAATTAACATatccagaaaaaataaaattcagtttggaattaaagtgaaaatgaaacTTTAGCCTTGATTTAAGAGTTTTGGCCACTCGAATTTAAATCCAGTAAGCAGCCTCCTTCTAACCGTTACATGTGTCTAAAATAAAAGATGGTCTCTTTGATATCGTCCGTACCAACGTAGTAGAAGCCGGCTTTAGCCAGCTGGTCCGGCCTGACAGGGATGCGAGCCGGCCAGTTGACAAAAGTGAGCAGCCGCTCATCGCTCTGCTGCATGGCGGGATTAGACACATTATTGAGGGCTGCGGCTCCTGAAGACAGCTGAGAAGCCAGTCCTCCGGACGCAGACCCGGCTATTGACACGTTGTCGGTTCGGTCCCCGCGCACAAATCTGCAGTTTGGATAATGCCTCTGGTGCTCGGATACGGCTCTGTCCCCTGGCTCCCAGTTACTCAActgcaaaaacaaaccaaaaacaaagacTTGTTCACCAGATGCCTGTCGAAGAACTGCATGAATACAAATTCTAccaaaaatgaatgtaattcatAAGTAATGGGTTTAGCAACACAGCAGGACTAAATAAAACAGACCAATGTAAAGGTAAGGTAAAAAATATAcctaaataacaataacaaatctaAAAGGATCTTTTGAAAtgtgagtgagaagaggtcacCATCAGCCTGCCATCTCAAAATCCTCTGATCCAAAGCATCTGGTAAACCCCAGTGATGGTCCAGAGATATGACAACAACTCTTCATCCATTCACTTCACGGTCCACCGATGGTACGCACCTGTCCACCGCAGCTGAAGCAGGCCACGCGGTCGCCCTGGCCCAGGTAGTAGAAGCCGGCCTTGGCGAGCTCACTTGGAGTTATGATGGAGAGAGTCCACGGGTGGAAAGAGTCCAGGCGGTCCTGCTCTTTGCGCTTGCTGGGGTTGTGGCACGTTGGTCTCTGGTGGGACATGTCCTCTACGCCCCGAGAGCTGAGCGGGCTGGAGGGCGGTGGAGCAGAGAAGCCCATGTTGAGGTAACCAACCGGCTCTTCACCTTGGCTCACTGCCGGGTTAGGAGCCGCTGGGCCCGGAGCAGAAAGCttcaagaaaaaggaaagaaaattaaGATTCTCCTCACCTAGCTTAGTGTTAGTCGGAAAGGCAACTAGTGTAGTCAAAACTTTGTTCTATGAAATGTATCTGATATTTCTAGGAAACCTTGACAGATCTTACTGGTACGGCTGGGGCAATGCGCAGTGGGGAGAAGGcggagtgagaggaggagagcaggttGGTAGTAGACGGGAGGCTCTGGATGAAGGAGCAGGTGGGAGACAGCTGTCTGTGCTTCTCTGTTGGACAGTCGCCGGCCTGCCAGCCCTCTGCCGTCACGTTACACCTGAAACACTGCACGCGGTCGCCCACGCCAATGTAGAACCAACCTGCCCTCGCCAGACTACGCTCCGTGACGCCCGAAGCAGGGAATCGAGCGAAGGTAGAAATGCGGAAGAGCTCTGGGAATGAAAACGATCACATTGAGACATTTCCTTCAGCATACCCGACATACCAGAAGGTTCAATACGAGAGAATCAAATAAACTTGTACCTGATGAGTTGTCGTATTGCAGGTCCGGAGGAGGCCCGTTGCGACACAAACCCATCAAAAACGGGTTGTTTTTGAGTTGAACAAGGGTTTCCATTTTGGGGTTTTAAGTTTTAGAAATTGAAGGGCAAAAGAGATGTCCTTCAAGGGAGAGGGGTTTGAGAAAACCCAAGGTCTCACTTTCCCACACATAGACTCACTCATACGGcaacatcaaatatttaaatcggggggggaagcaggaggaggggtttaactcaaaacagaaacagagaagTTAGTCAAATAGAAAGTCAAGCTTGACTAAGTGCGAAACTTGGTGAAGAAACAAAACTACCCGTCCCACGACCGCCCTCATCACATGGCCTACGTATGGACAAAGGCTATTCTTTACACCTGGATTCCTTTTGCATGTAACTAGTTCAGAGCACTACTTCTGAGCATCCCACTGCAGAAACTTCAATAGTTCTTCAGTTTGAGTCAGTTGTTTTACAGCCAACCAAAGACAACATGTGCAGTAAAGAGGATAGCCATTTTAAGTgattaaaatgcatttcaatATTAGTGATCAGAATATTACACAGTGGTTTCATCAGC
This window harbors:
- the birc2 gene encoding baculoviral IAP repeat-containing protein 2, yielding METLVQLKNNPFLMGLCRNGPPPDLQYDNSSELFRISTFARFPASGVTERSLARAGWFYIGVGDRVQCFRCNVTAEGWQAGDCPTEKHRQLSPTCSFIQSLPSTTNLLSSSHSAFSPLRIAPAVPLSAPGPAAPNPAVSQGEEPVGYLNMGFSAPPPSSPLSSRGVEDMSHQRPTCHNPSKRKEQDRLDSFHPWTLSIITPSELAKAGFYYLGQGDRVACFSCGGQLSNWEPGDRAVSEHQRHYPNCRFVRGDRTDNVSIAGSASGGLASQLSSGAAALNNVSNPAMQQSDERLLTFVNWPARIPVRPDQLAKAGFYYVGRNDDVKCFCCDGGLRCWESGDDPWVEHAKWFPRCEYLIQEKGQEFVHQIQARFPRLFEQLLANGDNNSREFIDPPVVHLGPGEERSEDAVMMNTPVIKSALEMGFERGLVKQTVQSKILTSGENYRTVQELVLDLLSAEDQKREEEREMVAEAMASDGFTFVKRHQATLIQRLKSVEPVLEHLREQNVLSPDEYGGLKAQTSAQLQNGKLIELVLTKGNAAAEVFRNWIQKNDVHLLRDLMAQSNEAASPSQDLSDLPMEEQLRRLQEERTCKVCMDKEVNIVFIPCGHLVVCKECAPSLRKCPICRGLVKGTVRTFLS